A window of the Arenibacter algicola genome harbors these coding sequences:
- a CDS encoding gliding motility lipoprotein GldH, with product MLRSLGVIFLVIFMVSCDKKTVKSDYSPTQNGRWNKDSVAKFSFQELDTLQKYNMFINLRNDGTYPYSNLFLIAELRFPSGDVVRDTLEYEMAKPDGQWLGTGYGSLMENKLWYKENVVFPSSGVYTLEISHAMRKNGQVDGIVELEGITDVGYLIEKSNQ from the coding sequence ATGCTTAGGAGTTTGGGTGTAATTTTTTTAGTAATTTTTATGGTTTCCTGTGATAAGAAAACCGTAAAGTCCGATTATAGTCCAACACAGAATGGACGGTGGAACAAGGATAGCGTAGCAAAATTTTCCTTCCAGGAACTGGATACCCTTCAGAAGTATAATATGTTCATTAATCTGAGAAACGATGGGACATATCCTTACAGTAACCTTTTTCTAATTGCCGAATTAAGGTTTCCCAGCGGCGATGTAGTGCGTGATACCTTGGAATATGAAATGGCAAAACCGGACGGACAGTGGTTGGGAACTGGTTATGGAAGTTTAATGGAAAACAAATTATGGTATAAAGAAAACGTCGTTTTCCCGTCTTCAGGCGTATATACCTTAGAAATTTCCCATGCCATGCGTAAAAATGGCCAAGTAGATGGAATTGTCGAATTGGAAGGTATCACCGATGTGGGTTACCTAATCGAAAAAAGTAATCAGTAG
- a CDS encoding penicillin-binding protein 1A, translating into MATATKKKKKSNNNFFKFIKWFWVLFFIGVLSVAMVFLLASWGAFGAMPEYERLENPQTNLASEIISSDGETLGKFYLDDNRTDVAYEELPKTLVQALVATEDARYYEHSGIDARGTLRAFVYLGKKGGASTISQQLARQLFVGVRSKNIFETITQKIKEWVLAIRLERSYTKEEIVKMYLNIYDFNYNADGIRSASRIYFGKEPKNLKIEESAVLVGMLKNSSYYNPIRREELVLNRRNTVLSQMAKYDFITEKQKDSLQALKMDINFSPESHREGLATYFRMYLQGFMRKWIEKNPKPALKGESDKYNLYLDGLRIYTTIDSRMQKNAEDAVAEHMKKLQAEFFHQNTPDRNKTAPFIEEVPGEIDGIMERAIKSSHRWHNLKDQGRNEKEIRASFNEPVEMTVFDWNSDTKEKDTVMTPMDSIRYYKSFLKTAMMSMEPQTGHVKAWVGGIDYKHFQYDNVIQGSMQVGSTFKPFVYAAAIDQLRLSPCDMLPDNLYCIEANKHGNPDPWCPKNSNGEYSGEMLTLKNALANSVNSITAQLIDRVGPKAVVSIAKNLGITGEIPEVPSIALGTADLNVYEMVGAYGTFANQGVYVKPVMVTRIEDKNGTVLYEYVPETKDVLSKDVSYAMLDLMSGVTQGGSGTRLRTTGAEKYRPEYKEIITGYPYEFKNPIAGKTGTTQNQSDGWFMGMVPNLVTGVWVGGDDKAVHFRTITYGQGASMALPIWGLYMKKNYANKELGISDGEFEKPENLSINVDCSKTSTEEDNKIDIEDDLDF; encoded by the coding sequence ATGGCAACAGCTACCAAAAAGAAGAAAAAAAGCAACAACAATTTTTTTAAGTTCATTAAATGGTTTTGGGTACTGTTTTTTATAGGTGTACTCTCCGTAGCAATGGTCTTCCTTTTGGCTTCTTGGGGTGCCTTTGGAGCTATGCCGGAATATGAACGTTTGGAGAATCCACAGACCAATTTGGCCAGTGAAATTATTTCCTCTGATGGAGAGACTTTGGGTAAATTCTATCTGGACGACAATAGGACCGATGTGGCCTACGAAGAGTTGCCGAAAACTTTGGTGCAGGCACTTGTGGCTACCGAAGATGCACGGTATTATGAGCATTCGGGAATAGATGCCAGGGGTACGCTTAGGGCCTTTGTCTATCTGGGCAAGAAAGGAGGGGCCAGTACCATATCCCAACAATTGGCGAGACAATTGTTTGTAGGGGTGCGTTCCAAGAATATTTTTGAAACTATTACCCAAAAAATAAAGGAGTGGGTGCTCGCCATAAGGTTGGAGCGGAGCTATACCAAGGAAGAAATCGTTAAGATGTATCTCAACATTTACGATTTTAATTATAATGCCGATGGTATCAGATCTGCCTCACGTATTTATTTTGGCAAAGAGCCCAAAAATCTAAAAATAGAAGAATCAGCGGTTTTGGTGGGGATGCTTAAAAACTCTTCATATTATAATCCTATTCGAAGGGAAGAATTGGTCCTAAATCGTAGAAATACGGTCTTGTCCCAGATGGCGAAATATGATTTTATCACGGAAAAGCAAAAGGATTCCTTACAGGCTTTAAAAATGGACATCAATTTTAGTCCAGAGTCGCATAGAGAGGGCTTGGCTACCTATTTTAGGATGTATCTTCAGGGCTTTATGCGAAAGTGGATAGAAAAAAACCCGAAACCGGCTTTAAAAGGGGAGAGTGATAAATATAATCTGTATTTGGACGGACTTAGGATATACACTACCATAGATTCCCGTATGCAAAAAAATGCAGAAGATGCCGTGGCCGAGCATATGAAAAAATTGCAGGCGGAGTTTTTTCATCAAAACACTCCCGACCGTAATAAAACTGCCCCGTTTATTGAAGAGGTACCTGGGGAAATAGACGGAATTATGGAGCGGGCCATTAAGTCTTCACACAGGTGGCATAACCTAAAGGACCAAGGGAGGAATGAAAAAGAAATAAGGGCTTCCTTTAATGAGCCTGTAGAAATGACCGTTTTTGATTGGAATAGCGATACCAAGGAAAAGGATACGGTAATGACCCCTATGGATTCCATTAGATATTATAAATCCTTTCTTAAGACGGCCATGATGTCTATGGAACCCCAAACCGGACATGTAAAAGCCTGGGTAGGCGGTATAGACTATAAGCATTTTCAGTATGACAACGTTATCCAAGGGAGTATGCAGGTAGGATCTACTTTTAAGCCTTTTGTATATGCCGCCGCTATAGATCAATTACGTCTTTCGCCCTGCGATATGCTTCCTGACAATCTATATTGTATAGAGGCCAATAAACACGGAAATCCTGACCCGTGGTGTCCAAAGAATTCTAACGGAGAATATTCCGGGGAAATGTTGACACTCAAAAATGCATTGGCCAATTCAGTAAATTCCATTACCGCCCAATTAATAGACAGGGTTGGTCCCAAGGCCGTGGTATCCATCGCCAAAAATTTGGGAATAACAGGAGAAATACCTGAGGTACCTTCCATTGCCTTGGGAACTGCAGACCTTAATGTGTATGAGATGGTTGGGGCCTATGGCACTTTTGCCAACCAAGGGGTATATGTTAAACCCGTTATGGTAACCAGGATTGAGGATAAGAATGGTACGGTATTGTACGAGTATGTACCGGAGACAAAAGATGTTTTAAGCAAGGATGTATCCTATGCCATGCTAGATCTTATGTCCGGGGTAACACAAGGAGGATCCGGGACAAGATTAAGAACCACGGGAGCAGAGAAATATAGACCGGAGTATAAGGAGATCATAACAGGTTATCCTTACGAGTTTAAAAATCCTATTGCCGGTAAAACGGGTACTACCCAGAACCAAAGTGATGGTTGGTTTATGGGAATGGTTCCTAACCTGGTTACTGGAGTTTGGGTAGGGGGAGATGACAAAGCGGTTCATTTTAGGACCATTACCTACGGACAAGGAGCTTCCATGGCTTTGCCAATTTGGGGCTTATATATGAAAAAGAACTATGCCAACAAGGAATTGGGTATTTCCGATGGAGAATTTGAAAAGCCGGAGAATTTATCTATTAACGTAGATTGCTCCAAGACTTCTACCGAGGAGGATAATAAAATTGATATAGAAGACGATTTGGATTTTTAG
- a CDS encoding CoA transferase subunit A: MIRKTVANVQEALKGVKDGMTFMLGGFGLCGIPENAIAALVKMGVKDLTCISNNAGVDDFGLGLLLHKRQIKKMISSYVGENDEFERQMLSGELDVELTPQGTLAEKCRAAQAGFPAFYTPAGYGTEVAEGKETREFNGKMYVLEEAFKADFSFVKAWKGDEAGNLIFKGTARNFNPAMCGAAKITIAEVEELVPAGDLDPNQIHVPGIFVQRIFQGKNYEKRIEQLTVRKVN, from the coding sequence ATGATACGAAAAACAGTTGCCAACGTGCAGGAGGCCTTAAAAGGAGTAAAGGACGGGATGACTTTTATGTTGGGAGGATTTGGATTATGTGGTATCCCTGAAAATGCTATAGCCGCATTGGTGAAGATGGGAGTCAAGGATTTAACCTGTATTTCCAATAATGCCGGTGTGGACGATTTTGGTCTTGGGCTCTTGTTGCACAAAAGACAGATAAAGAAAATGATTTCCTCTTATGTGGGGGAGAATGATGAGTTTGAACGGCAAATGTTGAGCGGGGAATTGGACGTAGAACTTACCCCTCAAGGAACTTTAGCGGAGAAATGTAGGGCCGCACAGGCCGGTTTCCCCGCCTTTTATACTCCGGCCGGTTATGGAACGGAAGTGGCCGAAGGAAAGGAGACTAGGGAGTTCAATGGAAAAATGTATGTACTGGAAGAAGCCTTTAAGGCCGATTTTTCCTTCGTAAAGGCATGGAAGGGCGATGAGGCAGGAAATCTAATATTTAAGGGTACCGCCCGAAACTTTAATCCGGCCATGTGTGGCGCGGCCAAGATTACGATTGCCGAGGTAGAGGAGCTGGTGCCGGCAGGAGATTTGGACCCCAACCAGATCCATGTCCCTGGAATTTTTGTACAACGTATCTTCCAAGGTAAAAATTACGAGAAAAGAATTGAGCAGTTGACGGTTCGTAAAGTCAATTAA
- a CDS encoding four helix bundle protein yields MINRENAVVQKSIDVAIRIVEFCEVLEEKRKYVIATQLLRAGTSIGANIHEAQNAESRADFIHKMKIAVKELEETKYWLVLCERSKSYPFEIDLKESIDELGLILYKIISTTKRNSRL; encoded by the coding sequence ATGATAAATAGGGAAAATGCTGTCGTTCAAAAATCCATCGATGTTGCCATAAGGATAGTTGAATTTTGCGAAGTTTTAGAGGAGAAAAGAAAGTACGTTATTGCAACACAGTTGTTAAGAGCAGGTACAAGCATAGGTGCAAATATTCATGAAGCTCAAAACGCCGAAAGTAGGGCCGACTTTATTCATAAAATGAAAATTGCTGTGAAGGAGCTTGAGGAAACTAAATATTGGCTTGTTTTATGTGAACGGTCAAAGTCGTACCCTTTCGAAATCGATTTAAAAGAAAGCATTGATGAATTGGGGTTAATATTATATAAAATTATTAGCACCACTAAGAGGAATTCAAGATTGTAA
- a CDS encoding 3-oxoacid CoA-transferase subunit B: MLDKNGIAKRIAKEVKDGYYVNLGIGIPTLVANFVRDDISVEFQSENGVLGMGPFPFEGEEDADIINAGKQTITTLPGASFFDSVTSFGMIRGQHVDLTILGAMEVAENGDIANWKIPGKMVKGMGGAMDLVASAENIIVAMMHTNRAGESKLLKKCSLPLTGVGCVKKIVTNLAVLDVTPEGFKLLERAPGVSVDEIVKATEGNLILEGDIPEMDI, encoded by the coding sequence ATGTTGGATAAAAACGGAATAGCAAAGCGCATAGCAAAGGAAGTCAAAGACGGATATTATGTTAACCTTGGAATTGGGATACCTACTTTGGTGGCCAATTTTGTAAGGGATGATATCAGTGTGGAATTTCAAAGTGAAAACGGGGTGTTGGGCATGGGCCCCTTTCCTTTTGAAGGGGAAGAGGATGCCGATATCATCAATGCGGGTAAACAGACCATAACAACCCTTCCAGGAGCCTCATTTTTCGACTCTGTAACGAGCTTTGGCATGATTCGGGGGCAACATGTAGACCTAACCATTCTGGGCGCCATGGAGGTTGCTGAAAACGGGGATATTGCCAATTGGAAAATTCCAGGTAAAATGGTCAAGGGAATGGGCGGAGCTATGGATTTGGTAGCTTCTGCTGAGAACATCATTGTAGCCATGATGCATACCAATAGGGCAGGCGAATCCAAGTTGTTAAAGAAATGTTCTTTACCATTGACGGGAGTTGGATGTGTAAAAAAAATTGTAACCAATTTGGCAGTACTGGATGTAACTCCCGAGGGATTTAAATTGTTGGAAAGGGCGCCTGGTGTTAGCGTTGATGAGATAGTAAAGGCTACTGAAGGGAATTTAATTCTGGAAGGGGATATTCCAGAGATGGATATTTAA
- a CDS encoding GNAT family N-acetyltransferase: MKLHLRLCTINDLGVLANMGKRTFIDAFEKDNKPEDFKEYLDSAFGEERLLKELQDINSSYYFIYKDSSLVGYIKLNENEAQSDIKDINSIELERIYVLSEFQGQGIGEWILGQVISMAKAKNRSYVWLGVWEHNPKAIKFYQRLGFYKFGSHPYFIGNDEQTDWLLRLDI; this comes from the coding sequence ATGAAACTACATTTGAGGCTGTGTACCATTAACGATTTGGGAGTTTTGGCCAATATGGGCAAAAGGACCTTTATAGATGCTTTTGAAAAGGACAATAAGCCGGAGGATTTTAAGGAATACCTTGATTCTGCTTTTGGCGAGGAAAGGCTTTTAAAGGAACTTCAGGATATTAATTCATCCTATTATTTTATTTATAAGGATTCCAGTTTGGTGGGATACATAAAGCTGAATGAAAATGAAGCCCAATCCGATATTAAGGACATCAATTCCATAGAGTTGGAGCGTATCTATGTATTGAGCGAATTTCAGGGCCAGGGAATTGGGGAGTGGATACTGGGGCAGGTAATATCCATGGCCAAAGCTAAAAATAGGTCTTATGTGTGGCTTGGTGTTTGGGAACACAATCCCAAGGCCATTAAATTTTATCAAAGATTGGGGTTCTATAAGTTTGGGAGCCATCCTTATTTTATAGGTAATGATGAGCAAACGGATTGGCTATTGCGGCTGGATATTTAA
- a CDS encoding methionine aminotransferase, with protein sequence MPKYKHKISSKLPKVKTTIFTTMGQLAQKHSAINLSQGFPNFEPDPSLIDLVTLAMKQGYNQYAPMAGVMELREMISEKIEQLYGRHYHPESEITVTIGATQAIFTIITAFIGSNDEVIVIKPAYDCYEPAIEVNGGVPVFVQLNNTDFKIDWEVFRSKITPRTKMVIINTPHNPSGTIISKEDMLELQRSLENTDIIVISDEVYEHITFDGHEHESASKYNGLASRTFVCGSFGKTFHITGWKMGYCAGPAELMLEFRKTHQFNVFSADHAVQKALATYLKNPQHYLGLNQFYQEKRDLFLQGLSTSRFKIKPSQGTYFQLVDYSDITQEPDEVFAERLVTEHRIASIPISGFNTKGIDNRLIRFCFAKTNETLEKATEILSKL encoded by the coding sequence ATGCCCAAGTATAAACACAAAATATCCTCCAAGCTTCCCAAAGTAAAAACTACGATTTTTACCACAATGGGGCAATTGGCACAGAAACACAGTGCCATAAATCTTTCCCAAGGTTTCCCCAATTTTGAGCCCGATCCTTCCTTGATAGATTTGGTTACACTGGCCATGAAACAAGGGTACAATCAATACGCACCTATGGCAGGGGTAATGGAACTGCGAGAAATGATCTCAGAAAAAATTGAACAATTATATGGCAGGCACTATCATCCGGAAAGTGAAATAACCGTAACCATCGGAGCCACACAGGCCATTTTTACCATCATTACGGCCTTTATTGGCAGTAATGACGAGGTAATAGTAATTAAACCGGCATACGACTGTTATGAACCTGCCATTGAAGTAAACGGGGGAGTTCCCGTTTTTGTTCAACTAAACAATACCGATTTTAAGATAGATTGGGAGGTTTTCCGCTCCAAAATTACACCTAGGACCAAAATGGTCATTATAAACACACCACACAATCCCAGTGGTACCATTATCTCCAAAGAGGATATGCTTGAATTGCAAAGGAGTCTCGAAAATACCGATATAATTGTTATAAGTGATGAAGTATACGAGCATATCACTTTTGACGGCCACGAGCATGAAAGTGCTTCAAAATATAATGGCCTTGCCTCCCGCACCTTTGTATGCGGTTCCTTTGGAAAAACCTTTCATATTACCGGCTGGAAAATGGGATATTGTGCGGGTCCGGCCGAACTGATGCTCGAATTCCGAAAAACCCATCAATTCAACGTGTTTAGCGCGGACCATGCCGTTCAAAAAGCTCTGGCCACATATTTAAAAAACCCTCAACACTATTTGGGTTTAAACCAATTTTATCAAGAAAAGCGGGATTTATTTCTTCAAGGATTATCTACCTCAAGGTTCAAAATAAAACCTTCCCAAGGTACTTATTTTCAATTAGTGGATTATAGTGATATTACCCAAGAACCGGACGAAGTCTTTGCCGAACGCCTGGTAACGGAACACAGAATAGCCAGCATTCCCATTTCCGGGTTTAACACTAAAGGGATCGACAATCGCTTAATAAGATTCTGTTTCGCCAAAACCAACGAAACTCTGGAAAAGGCCACCGAAATTCTCAGCAAGCTTTAA
- a CDS encoding very short patch repair endonuclease, with protein sequence MPKEYKEERIIVPRFNEESGFYTTPQRSKMMGKIKGKNTIPELKFRRALWAEGYRYRIDYKNLIGKPDIVLKKYKTVIFIDGEYWHGYNWEERKQKIKTNKEFWIPKIERNIQRDKEVNHELQQLGYTVFRFWEREIKKELEQCLNKVIVHLQSQHS encoded by the coding sequence ATGCCAAAAGAATATAAGGAAGAACGGATAATAGTTCCACGTTTTAATGAAGAGTCCGGTTTCTATACCACGCCGCAACGCTCCAAGATGATGGGAAAGATCAAAGGAAAGAACACCATCCCCGAATTGAAATTTAGAAGGGCATTATGGGCGGAGGGTTATAGATACAGGATAGACTATAAGAATTTGATCGGGAAACCGGATATAGTCCTAAAAAAGTATAAAACCGTTATTTTCATTGATGGGGAATATTGGCACGGTTATAATTGGGAGGAAAGGAAACAAAAAATTAAAACCAACAAAGAGTTCTGGATTCCAAAAATTGAACGTAATATTCAACGGGATAAGGAAGTAAACCACGAGCTACAACAATTGGGCTATACCGTTTTTAGATTTTGGGAGAGGGAAATCAAAAAAGAACTGGAACAATGTCTAAACAAGGTAATTGTCCATTTACAATCACAGCATTCCTAA
- a CDS encoding succinate dehydrogenase/fumarate reductase iron-sulfur subunit, giving the protein MNLTLKIWRQKGPQDKGKMVDYKVTDISEHMSFLEMMDVLNEQLTNKGEEPVAFDHDCREGICGMCSMYINGEAHGPDRGVTTCQLHMRMFKDGDTITIEPFRAKAFPVIKDLVVDRSSFDRIQQAGGFISVNTSGNTQDANAIPIDKHAADEAMDAATCIGCGACVASCKNSSAMLFVGAKVSQYALLPQGQVEATDRVKNMVAQMDLEGFGNCTNTGACEVECPKGISLENIARMNREYFSASIKG; this is encoded by the coding sequence ATGAATCTTACATTAAAAATTTGGAGACAGAAAGGACCACAGGACAAAGGTAAAATGGTCGATTATAAAGTGACTGATATTTCAGAACACATGTCTTTTTTGGAAATGATGGACGTTTTAAACGAACAGCTAACCAATAAAGGGGAAGAGCCTGTTGCCTTTGACCATGACTGTCGCGAAGGTATTTGTGGTATGTGCTCTATGTATATAAATGGAGAAGCCCATGGCCCCGATAGAGGGGTTACCACATGTCAGTTGCACATGAGAATGTTCAAGGATGGTGACACCATTACCATTGAGCCATTTAGGGCAAAAGCCTTTCCCGTTATAAAGGATTTGGTGGTTGACCGCAGCTCCTTTGATCGTATTCAACAGGCTGGTGGTTTTATTTCCGTCAACACCTCTGGAAATACCCAGGATGCCAATGCCATTCCTATTGATAAGCACGCGGCCGATGAGGCCATGGATGCCGCTACCTGTATTGGTTGTGGCGCCTGTGTAGCAAGTTGTAAAAACTCTTCAGCCATGTTGTTTGTAGGGGCCAAAGTATCCCAATACGCCTTACTTCCACAAGGACAGGTAGAAGCAACAGACCGAGTTAAAAATATGGTTGCCCAAATGGATTTGGAAGGATTTGGAAACTGTACCAATACCGGTGCATGTGAGGTAGAATGTCCAAAAGGAATTTCCTTGGAAAACATTGCCCGTATGAACAGGGAGTATTTCAGTGCCAGTATAAAAGGCTAG
- a CDS encoding four helix bundle protein, giving the protein MAFRQRHNYKNLKIWQLGLEIANDISDILQEFPKHEKFDLSNQLSRCSISMPSNIAEGSARTDKSFSYFLDISLGSSFELGTQLLVARHRKYIDEQTLEKLEVKNEEFQKMTMGFQNSLQ; this is encoded by the coding sequence ATGGCTTTTCGTCAGCGACATAATTATAAAAATTTGAAAATCTGGCAATTGGGGTTAGAAATTGCAAATGATATTTCTGATATTTTGCAGGAATTTCCCAAGCACGAAAAATTTGATTTGAGTAATCAATTAAGCCGTTGTTCAATTTCGATGCCGAGTAATATAGCTGAAGGATCTGCAAGAACAGACAAGTCATTTTCTTATTTTCTCGATATTTCTTTAGGTTCATCATTTGAACTTGGCACTCAATTATTAGTTGCACGCCACAGAAAATATATAGACGAACAAACTTTAGAAAAGTTAGAAGTAAAGAATGAGGAATTCCAAAAAATGACAATGGGATTCCAAAATAGTTTGCAGTGA
- a CDS encoding fumarate reductase/succinate dehydrogenase flavoprotein subunit yields the protein MSVLDSKIPKGPLKDKWTTYKDKINLVNPANKRNIDVIVVGTGLAGGSAAATLAELGYRVKAFCYQDSPRRAHSIAAQGGINAAKNYQGDGDSTYRLFYDTVKGGDYRSREANVYRLAEVSTNIIDQCVAQGVPFARDYGGLLDNRSFGGVLVSRTFYAKGQTGQQLLLGAYSAMNRQIARGKIEMFNRHEMLDVVKVNGKARGIIARNLVTGEIERHSAHAVVIASGGYGNVYFLSTNAMGSNATAAWKIHKKGAFFANPCYTQIHPTCIPRSGDYQSKLTLMSESLRNDGRIWVPKKMEDVLAIREGKLKPTQLSEDQRDYYLERRYPAFGNLVPRDVASRAAKERCDAGFGVNATGEAVYLDFKSAIERYGLEQAKIQGIQNASKEKITELGEAVVEEKYGNLFQMYEKIVDENPYKTPMMIYPATHYTMGGVWVDYNLMTTVEGLYCIGEANFSDHGANRLGASALMQGLADGYFVLPYTIGDYLSHEIRTGKIPTDTPEFDEAEKEVTERINFFVNNKGSHSVDYFHKRLGKVMWDKCGMSRNAEGLKEAMAEIKAIREEFYKEVKVPGSANEMNPELEKAGRVADFLELGELFAKDALMREESCGGHFREESVEIDGEQKGEAKRNDKDYAFVAAWEYKGEPSDAVLHKEQLEFKDIELKQRSYK from the coding sequence ATGTCTGTATTGGATTCTAAAATACCAAAAGGCCCATTAAAGGATAAATGGACTACCTATAAGGATAAAATAAACTTAGTTAATCCTGCCAATAAGCGAAACATCGACGTTATTGTTGTTGGTACCGGTCTTGCAGGAGGCTCTGCTGCTGCAACCTTGGCCGAGCTAGGTTATAGGGTTAAAGCATTCTGCTATCAGGATTCCCCCCGAAGGGCGCATTCCATTGCGGCCCAAGGTGGTATTAATGCTGCTAAAAATTATCAAGGGGATGGGGATTCTACCTATCGCTTGTTCTATGATACCGTAAAGGGTGGGGACTACCGTTCCCGAGAGGCAAACGTGTACCGTTTGGCTGAGGTGTCTACCAATATAATCGATCAATGTGTGGCACAAGGGGTGCCTTTCGCCCGTGATTACGGTGGATTACTTGATAACCGCTCTTTTGGTGGTGTTTTAGTGTCACGTACTTTTTATGCCAAAGGACAAACAGGCCAACAATTGTTGTTAGGGGCCTATTCCGCTATGAACAGACAAATTGCCCGTGGTAAGATAGAAATGTTTAACCGCCACGAAATGCTGGATGTGGTTAAAGTAAATGGCAAGGCACGCGGTATTATAGCCCGTAACTTGGTTACCGGGGAAATAGAGCGCCATTCGGCACATGCAGTAGTGATTGCCTCCGGAGGATATGGAAATGTATATTTCCTTTCTACCAATGCCATGGGATCCAATGCCACAGCAGCTTGGAAAATACATAAAAAGGGGGCGTTTTTTGCCAACCCGTGTTATACCCAAATTCACCCTACCTGTATCCCAAGATCTGGAGACTATCAATCCAAACTGACCCTGATGTCCGAGTCGTTGCGTAACGATGGCCGTATATGGGTTCCAAAAAAGATGGAGGATGTGTTGGCCATTAGGGAAGGAAAATTAAAACCAACCCAATTGAGCGAGGATCAAAGGGATTACTATTTGGAAAGAAGATATCCTGCCTTTGGTAACCTGGTACCACGTGACGTGGCATCCAGAGCAGCGAAAGAAAGATGTGATGCCGGTTTTGGAGTAAACGCTACTGGGGAAGCTGTATATCTGGATTTTAAATCGGCCATTGAAAGATACGGTTTGGAACAGGCAAAAATCCAAGGAATTCAAAATGCTTCCAAAGAAAAAATTACTGAGTTGGGTGAAGCCGTAGTAGAGGAAAAATATGGTAACCTGTTTCAGATGTACGAGAAAATCGTAGATGAAAACCCGTATAAGACCCCAATGATGATCTATCCCGCTACCCATTATACTATGGGCGGTGTTTGGGTAGATTACAACCTAATGACCACCGTTGAAGGTTTATATTGCATAGGCGAGGCCAATTTCTCCGATCATGGTGCCAACCGTTTGGGAGCATCTGCCTTAATGCAAGGCTTGGCCGATGGTTATTTTGTATTGCCCTACACTATAGGGGATTACCTATCCCATGAAATTAGGACCGGAAAAATTCCTACCGATACGCCCGAATTTGACGAGGCCGAAAAGGAAGTAACCGAAAGAATCAATTTCTTTGTCAATAACAAAGGATCCCATTCGGTAGATTATTTCCATAAACGTTTAGGCAAGGTGATGTGGGATAAATGTGGTATGTCCCGTAACGCAGAAGGCCTAAAAGAAGCTATGGCGGAAATTAAGGCTATCCGTGAAGAATTTTATAAAGAAGTAAAAGTTCCTGGATCGGCCAATGAAATGAATCCTGAACTGGAGAAAGCAGGACGTGTGGCAGATTTCTTGGAATTGGGCGAATTGTTTGCCAAGGATGCCCTAATGCGTGAGGAATCATGTGGCGGACATTTCCGTGAAGAGTCGGTAGAAATCGATGGGGAGCAAAAAGGGGAAGCAAAACGTAACGATAAAGATTATGCGTTCGTAGCAGCTTGGGAATACAAAGGGGAACCTTCGGATGCCGTTTTGCACAAAGAGCAATTGGAATTTAAGGATATTGAATTAAAACAAAGAAGTTATAAATAG
- a CDS encoding succinate dehydrogenase cytochrome b subunit: protein MSGFLNSSIGRKYTMALSAFFLMIFILQHFAINILSVLNPDTFNETSHFMGTNPLVQYLLQPVLLFGVVYHFVMGFVLEIKNRNARAVKYAKNNGAANSTWMSRNMIWSGGFILVFLIIHFLDFWFPEINTKYIQGDMSGLLADGEGYRYYEELVHKFEPIWRVALYCIGFVFLSLHLLHGFSSAFQSVGANNKYVKGLKGFGKAYAVLIPLGFIFIALFHHFNH, encoded by the coding sequence ATGAGTGGATTTTTAAACTCTTCAATAGGCAGAAAGTACACCATGGCCCTTTCCGCTTTTTTCTTAATGATTTTTATCCTTCAACATTTTGCCATTAATATCCTATCTGTTCTAAATCCGGATACTTTTAATGAAACCTCACATTTTATGGGCACCAATCCCCTTGTACAATATTTATTACAGCCTGTACTGCTTTTTGGGGTTGTCTATCATTTTGTTATGGGGTTTGTGTTGGAAATAAAAAATAGAAATGCCCGTGCTGTCAAGTACGCCAAAAACAATGGTGCTGCCAATTCCACATGGATGAGCAGGAATATGATATGGAGCGGTGGATTTATCCTTGTTTTCCTAATCATTCATTTCTTGGATTTCTGGTTTCCTGAAATCAACACAAAGTATATTCAAGGAGACATGTCCGGCTTGCTGGCCGATGGAGAAGGTTACCGTTATTACGAAGAACTGGTCCACAAATTTGAGCCTATTTGGAGGGTTGCCCTTTATTGTATAGGTTTTGTTTTTCTTTCATTGCACCTACTTCATGGCTTTAGTTCAGCATTTCAGTCTGTTGGTGCCAACAATAAATATGTAAAAGGGTTAAAAGGATTTGGAAAGGCATATGCTGTTTTAATTCCGTTGGGATTTATTTTCATTGCACTTTTTCACCATTTTAACCATTAA